In the genome of Pichia kudriavzevii chromosome 4, complete sequence, one region contains:
- a CDS encoding uncharacterized protein (PKUD0D03730; similar to Saccharomyces cerevisiae YDL085C-A; ancestral locus Anc_2.381), with protein MARGNQRELARQKNLKKQQEQSKGKKTDYLKRKETDAEISRQKQKLADERKAAEAAAALAAKMKK; from the coding sequence ATGGCTAGAGGTAATCAGAGGGAATTGGCAAGACAAAAAAACCTGAAGAAGCAACAGGAACAAAGCAAGGGTAAGAAAACGGACTATCtcaagagaaaagaaactgATGCTGAGATTAGTAGACAGAAGCAGAAATTAGCTGATGAACGGAAAGCCGCAGAAGCTGCTGCTGCATTAGCTgcaaaaatgaagaagtaA
- a CDS encoding uncharacterized protein (PKUD0D03740; similar to Saccharomyces cerevisiae YMR146C (TIF34); ancestral locus Anc_2.380) — translation MVHGRDSKIFQFGDSNSIQYRLDEECKKVKTLFRRAVEKRETYRHTESRKESDMSNKLMRPIQLKGHERPITQVKYNREGDLIFSTAKDHHICVWYSANGERLGTYHGHRGTVWSVEVDNTTTYILTASADLSGKLWSAETGECIQTWNFESPVKRVELSPDNKKLFFLTDNVMGQMGKIQIFNIDLSKGGNQETEPVLSIVNQGDASTKVTIATWSYDGKYILAGHADGSISKYDSQTGEELAHSTPFKNQVTDLQTSSDKTYFVASSKDQTAKLFDVESWKQLKEYSSGSPVNAALITPVKDFIILGGGQDARDVTTTSGSEGGFDAKIFHKIFEDEIGRIKGHFGPLNCLSIHPDGTSYVSGGEDGFIRLHHLPKSYFEFQYEVEKTAEALQHQSANAENVEASA, via the coding sequence ATGGTGCACGGGCGAGACTCgaaaatttttcagtttggCGATTCCAATTCTATACAATATAGACTGGATGAAGAATGCAAGAAAGTAAAGACTCTTTTCAGGAGAGCAGTGGAGAAGAGAGAGACATACAGACACACAGAGAGTAGAAAAGAATCAGATATGTCGAACAAGCTAATGAGACCAATCCAGCTGAAGGGGCATGAACGTCCTATCACACAAGTGAAATACAATAGAGAAGGTgatttaattttttccaCAGCTAAGGATCATCATATCTGTGTTTGGTATTCAGCCAATGGCGAGAGACTAGGTACTTACCACGGTCACAGGGGTACTGTCTGGTCGGTTGAGGTTGATAATACCACCACCTACATTTTAACTGCCAGTGCTGACTTATCCGGTAAGTTGTGGAGCGCAGAAACAGGAGAATGTATTCAAACTTGGAATTTTGAATCTCCTGTTAAAAGAGTTGAGCTATCTCCagataacaaaaaattgTTCTTTTTGACCGACAATGTTATGGGTCAAATGGgtaaaattcaaatatttaaTATTGACTTAAGTAAAGGTGGAAATCAGGAAACAGAACCAGTGTTGAGTATTGTTAATCAAGGTGATGCCTCTACTAAAGTGACCATTGCAACTTGGTCATACGATGGTAAATACATTCTTGCAGGTCATGCCGATGGTAGTATCTCTAAATATGACTCCCAAACAGGAGAAGAATTAGCACATTCAACACCTTTCAAAAACCAAGTTACAGATCTTCAGACATCAAGTGATAAAACATATTTTGTTGCATCATCAAAGGATCAAACCGCCAAGttatttgatgttgaaagtTGGAAGCAGTTAAAGGAATACAGCTCTGGATCCCCTGTCAATGCAGCATTGATTACCCCAGTGAAAGATTTTATTATTCTAGGAGGTGGTCAAGATGCAAGAGATGTTACAACCACCTCTGGTAGTGAAGGTGGATTTGATGCAAAGATCTTCCacaaaatttttgaagatgaaattggTAGAATCAAGGGACATTTTGGTCCTTTGAATTGCCTTTCAATCCACCCAGATGGTACTTCTTATGTATCTGGAGGTGAAGATGGTTTCATTAGATTACACCATCTTCCAAAGTCATATTTCGAATTCCAGTATGAAGTTGAGAAGACTGCCGAAGCCTTACAGCATCAAAGTGCAAATGCCGAAAACGTTGAAGCTTCTGCATAg
- a CDS encoding uncharacterized protein (PKUD0D03750; similar to Saccharomyces cerevisiae YPL016W (SWI1); ancestral locus Anc_8.472), with the protein MQQGNGGNQLWNMQAQLQESYPGTNNGTPNSVTNSHHGSVTSTGTNTGLGMGMSIMNGYSTPDMSSQMQDTNNQVRQQQIFQQLQMQKQSQQQQQQQQQLHQVHATSQIPQQQQQQQQQQKPVPQMNLQNTEKFLDLVEHYMKKINRPFERYPVVNGVRINLFVYYYMVSYVGGFVKAYQEQKFPLIAKQLGIPANNQPVFNEFLQCYYVNLRPFEQYAKTSESLNDPQRRVMLQQQQQQQQQFQAQAQPRPQIPQKTQVPQNTGRPPIPGQVPQAPQIKNTSSHQEQLHQHQIHLQQKFQEAQHKTLLQQQQLLQKKATKNSPTQYSQASTPHDVPQSPHVPINKANKITKPPLKTAKSRVSSINEEKIVTVFVKGNRKPDVIKNYTPYTTTHDRPGGLDILNIERVGEQLDDMKPVFLYFPELGKVDIKALSLGLLSGISAEINVALNVLLIISSDPNTHIPFEHCKILLDSLSLLGKKVIGKLWNFKYKSHLSESTKKLGKNMDYVKPKSRIDKIFEKYSRQFGDEDYTIEVNAFTSQEISSTKPDPPHLHPNRYDDKMNDKMNDNSSPPTSLNQSIINVESVKGFKIPSYLSMLHKCRKQADSISMNIYQKSYFDQEVVLVEELSTISLIFRNFSFVSNNNLYLARNPKYMEFLYTVIFATITKPEIFKFERKRLSLMKDALIVLSNIIHAIDIESELEVWLVFSLAYSFSSESSELRKPTNMTTSKYIPSVHRYHPHSVDIMSKLLCTSYANREKVADLLTGKVRDEHIIKMVGLNFGDDYLETGSLFKAVFSLFVSILPTDQMYQGVEIFNEMYQTCLQSLLGCLVLTEFLDEAPGFKRNIALDFLLSEERFGPILQHLSFVYTAVNLNLRAQASEENSLISAYAAELANSLTECAIQHAVANENVNEDLQKLRNIPRLFGALENQCGILVSPSAACNVTEQIIKTLKIKHKLETLLK; encoded by the coding sequence ATGCAGCAAGGGAATGGGGGAAATCAGCTTTGGAACATGCAAGCACAACTCCAAGAGAGTTACCCGGGTACTAACAATGGAACACCAAACTCGGTCACCAATTCACACCACGGCTCTGTTACCAGCACTGGTACTAATACGGGGTTGGGCATGGGAATGTCAATAATGAATGGTTATTCCACACCTGACATGTCATCTCAAATGCAAGACACAAACAACCAAGTACGGCAGCAACAGATTTTTCAGCAACTGCAGATGCAAAAGCAATcgcaacagcaacagcaacagcaacagcaactaCACCAAGTACATGCGACATCTCAAATTCcacagcaacagcagcagcagcaacaacaacagaaacCAGTACCCCAAATGAATTTGCAGAATACAGAAAAATTCTTGGATTTAGTCGAACAttacatgaaaaaaatcaacagaCCGTTCGAAAGGTATCCAGTGGTGAATGGTGTTCGAATAaatctttttgtttattaCTATATGGTTTCATATGTTGGAGGATTTGTGAAAGCGTATCAGGAACAAAAGTTTCCGTTGATTGCTAAACAATTGGGCATACCGGCAAACAACCAGCCCGTCTTCAATGAATTTTTACAATGCTACTATGTTAACCTACGACCATTTGAACAATACGCCAAAACTTCTGAAAGTTTAAATGATCCCCAGAGAAGAGTAATGTtacagcagcagcagcagcagcagcagcaattTCAAGCTCAAGCGCAGCCACGTCCACAGATACCACAGAAAACACAAGTTCCTCAAAATACAGGCAGGCCTCCAATTCCAGGACAGGTACCTCAAGCCcctcaaataaaaaacacTTCTAGTCATCAAGAGCAACTGCATCAACACCAAATACATCTACAGCAAAAGTTTCAAGAAGCGCAGCATAAGACTCTActccaacaacaacaactactTCAGAAAAAAGCCACAAAAAATTCACCAACTCAATATTCGCAAGCTTCCACTCCACATGACGTTCCACAATCACCACATGTACCTATCAATaaagcaaacaaaattaCAAAACCACCTCTCAAGACTGCGAAATCAAGAGTTTCATCCATTaatgaagagaaaattgtTACAGTATTTGTCAAAGGTAATCGGAAACCTGATGTTATAAAGAATTATACACCTTACACGACAACCCATGATAGGCCTGGAGGGCTTGACATCTTGAATATTGAACGTGTGGGGGAGCAATTAGATGATATGAAACctgttttcctttattttccaGAACTAGGTAAGGTTGATATAAAAGCATTGTCTTTGGGTCTATTGTCAGGCATATCTGCTGAAATAAATGTGGCACTTAATGTCCTATTAATCATAAGCTCAGATCCAAACACACATATCCCATTTGAGCATTGTAAAATTTTGCTTGATAGCTTATCGCTGTTAGGTAAAAAAGTAATCGGAAAGCTatggaatttcaaatataaatcACATCTCTCAGAAAGTACCAAAAAATTGGGAAAGAATATGGACTATGTCAAACCAAAGAGTAGAATCGATaagatttttgaaaaatattcaagaCAGTTTGGTGATGAAGATTATACAATCGAAGTTAACGCCTTCACTTCTCAAGAGATCTCGAGTACCAAACCCGACCCTCCTCATCTGCATCCAAACCGCTACGATGACAAAATGAATGACAAAATGAATGACAATAGCTCACCTCCTACAAGCTTGAATCAATCGATTATAAATGTGGAGTCCGTCAAGGGGTTCAAAATTCCTTCTTACTTGAGCATGCTTCACAAATGTCGAAAACAAGCTGATAGTATATCTATGAACATCTACCAGAAAAGTTACTTTGACCAAGAGGTTGTCTTAGTTGAGGAATTGAGTACTATTTCCCTGATATTTAGgaatttctcttttgtcagcaacaacaacttgTATCTTGCTAGGAATCCTAAATATATGGAATTCTTATACACTGTGATATTTGCAACTATTACGAAACCGGAGAtatttaaatttgagaGAAAGAGGCTATCATTGATGAAAGATGCTCTCATTGTACTTTCAAATATAATTCATGCGATTGATATAGAGTCTGAGTTAGAAGTGTGGCTGGTTTTCTCTTTGGCGTACTCTTTTTCATCAGAAAGTTCTGAGTTGCGTAAACCGACTAACATGacaacttcaaaatataTTCCAAGTGTGCACCGTTATCATCCCCACTCTGTTGATATTATGTCCAAACTGTTATGTACATCCTATGCTAACAGGGAAAAGGTGGCTGACTTGCTAACAGGAAAGGTAAGGGATGAACACATAATTAAAATGGTTGGCTTAAATTTTGGTGACGACTATCTGGAAACAGGCTCACTTTTCAAAGCAGtattttctctatttgtGTCTATTCTTCCTACTGATCAGATGTACCAGGGggttgaaatattcaatgaaATGTATCAAACATGCCTCCAGTCTTTGTTAGGGTGCTTGGTGTTAACAGAATTTTTAGATGAAGCGCCGGGCTTCAAGAGAAATATTGCGTTAGATTTTTTACTCTCGGAAGAAAGGTTCGGACCAATTCTTCAGCATTTATCATTTGTATACACTGCTGTCAATCTGAATCTAAGAGCACAAGCATCGGAAGAAAACTCATTAATATCAGCTTATGCAGCTGAACTTGCTAACAGCTTAACTGAGTGTGCTATTCAACACGCCGTGGCTAACGAAAATGTTAACGAAGACTTACAGAAATTACGGAACATTCCAAGGTTATTTGGCGCTCTCGAAAATCAATGTGGTATTTTAGTTTCACCTTCTGCAGCTTGTAATGTTACAGAGCAGATTATAAAAACactgaaaatcaaacacaAGCTTGAAACTCTattaaaataa
- a CDS encoding uncharacterized protein (PKUD0D03760; similar to Saccharomyces cerevisiae YPL022W (RAD1); ancestral locus Anc_8.473): MAGETALIGKTLEINLSLLLKFQENIVIDFVEHDGLLILGKGLGVNHIVANLLHVLMHSVGGNSKKRSLIMLINATEQENNTIEEELLELSWNSSTGNLNSIPNPVDNKSIDIFSSILGDAGTVDKRRKLYANGGIISVSNRVLVTDILSHVIEPENITGLVILHAENISQYSMDRFVVNLYRRTNKWGFVKAISDNPEKCCRDFQPLATKMKYFKVDKSYLWPRFHVRVTESIQRLSKKKGATSEKITVTEVRIKMTDYMQKIQNSLMASIETLLGELRRNNPDIASDRWSMEYALDQNFVQSIVAAMNPVWHRVSITTKKLISEITTLKQFLEDLYKLDSVSFYHNIKNYIDEHRMSLNQKESLWLMIPESTATIACSTDRVFRKIGTKEGNTQKKYLLEELPKWEQLLFILDEINDEKRLKDSSDDGPIVIGCSSRRICCQLEKVMHSYRIQQLKKTRCYSFKRIMESELKYQQWKKSSGSIMRRMNEELKKVKSNSNIADEVTVSKTFTRASTRNSDRRRTRGGSVMARHNRLLNLTTEVVDEGDKDLENSDVDKLNSYGEELNDTADFKGMKLDAIEDSPVHLEVEKMSCAFIERADEIIISTFDTIDLEEIMPSYIICYEPDLTFVRNIELYQVSLKPSKCFFMYYGESVEEQMYLNSIKYEKDAFTKLIREKANMPKFFNTADDEKIRFDGNSRNLNSQTRIAGGSTVTVKSNKIIVDSREFNSQLPFVCFLADIEIIPAMLTVGDYILSDEICVERKAVRDLIESLENGRLMKQCENMFKWYKKPVLLIEFEEGKSFSFDPFTTGYLTRNSSKSVSNYELEQLQLRIAALIASFPKLSIIWSSSPFETAKIFKELKAVSKEPNLDYSLAAGTGDLISGSRFNEDALNFLRSIPGITEANSLLIINKVQSLYEFCQMSEEDIGAIIGRENAKKVFDFLDAKYN, translated from the coding sequence ATGGCAGGGGAAACTGCGTTGATTGGAAAAACATTAGAAATTAACCTTTCACTTCTGCTCaaatttcaagagaatATAGTGATAGATTTTGTAGAACATGATGGTTTGCTGATATTAGGTAAGGGATTAGGTGTCAACCATATTGTTGCAAATCTTTTACACGTACTGATGCACTCCGTGGGCGGTAATTCAAAGAAGCGATctttgataatgttgatCAATGCTACggaacaagaaaataatactattgaagaagaactaCTCGAACTTTCATGGAATTCAAGTACAGGGAATCTGAATTCAATCCCAAATCCTGTTGATAATAAAAgcattgatattttctcATCAATTTTAGGAGATGCAGGTACAGTTGATAAGAGGCGTAAACTGTATGCAAATGGGGGGATAATATCAGTTTCCAACCGTGTTTTGGTTACTGACATTCTAAGTCATGTTATTGAGCCTGAAAACATTACTGGCCTAGTTATCTTGCATGCAGAGAATATTTCCCAATACTCAATGGACAGATTTGTTGTCAATCTATAcagaagaacaaacaaGTGGGGTTTTGTAAAGGCTATATCAGATAACCCGGAGAAATGCTGCAGAGATTTTCAGCCATTGGCAACTAAGATGAAGTACTTCAAGGTGGATAAGTCCTACCTTTGGCCTCGATTCCATGTTCGTGTGACAGAGTCAATTCAGAGGTTgtcgaaaaaaaagggagCAACTTCTGAGAAAATTACGGTCACTGAAGTTCGAATAAAAATGACTGATTACATgcaaaaaattcaaaactcTTTAATGGCCAGTATTGAAACTTTACTAGGCGAACTAAGAAGAAATAACCCTGACATTGCTTCTGATAGGTGGTCTATGGAGTATGCATTGGACCAAAATTTTGTCCAATCTATTGTTGCTGCGATGAACCCCGTTTGGCATAGGGTTTCAATAACAACTAAAAAGTTGATATCAGAAATCACTACTTTGAAACAAtttttggaagatttgTACAAACTAGATTCCGTTTCGTTTTATCACAATATTAAAAACTACATTGATGAACACAGAATGTCgttaaatcaaaaagaatctCTATGGCTCATGATTCCTGAATCGACAGCGACAATTGCTTGCTCAACTGACCGGGTTTTTAGAAAAATCGGGACCAAGGAGGGGAACACACAAAAAAAGTATCTTCTGGAAGAGTTACCCAAATGGGAACAGctattgtttattttggaTGAAATAAACGATGAAAAACGCTTGAAAGACTCCTCGGATGACGGCCCCATAGTGATTGGCTGTTCATCTAGAAGGATCTGTTGCCAACTTGAAAAGGTCATGCACAGCTACAGGATACAGCAACTTAAGAAGACAAGGTGCTATAGCTTCAAACGGATTATGGAATCTGAACTTAAGTATCAACAGtggaaaaaatcatctgGAAGTATCATGAGACGTATGAATGAAGAACTAAAGAAagtaaaatcaaattctaATATTGCCGACGAGGTTACAGTCTCCAAAACTTTTACGAGAGCAAGCACAAGAAATTCTGATAGACGGCGGACCAGAGGAGGTTCTGTTATGGCACGACACAACAGATTACTAAATTTGACAACCGAAGTAGTAGACGAAGGTGATAAAGACCTGGAAAATAGTGATGTAGACAAGCTTAATAGCTACGGAGAAGAATTAAACGATACGGCAGATTTCAAAGGGATGAAGTTAGATGCCATCGAGGATTCCCCTGTGCATTTGGAAGTAGAAAAAATGAGTTGTGCATTTATAGAAAGGGCTGATGAGATTATCATTTCCACTTTTGATACCATtgatcttgaagaaattatgCCATCTTATATTATATGTTATGAACCGGACTTAACATTTGTGCGTAACATTGAATTATACCAGGTCTCATTAAAGCCCTCAAAGTGTTTTTTTATGTATTACGGAGAATCGGTTGAAGAACAGATGTATTTAAACTCAATAAAGTATGAAAAAGATGCATTTACTAAATTGATCCGAGAGAAGGCTAATATGCccaagtttttcaacactgccgatgatgaaaaaataaggTTTGATGGAAACTCAAGAAATTTAAATTCTCAAACTAGAATAGCAGGTGGGAGTACGGTGACCGTTAAGAGCAATaaaattattgttgataGTAGAGAATTTAATTCACAATTaccttttgtttgtttcttggcGGATATTGAAATTATACCTGCAATGCTAACAGTGGGTGACTATATTTTGTCTGATGAAATATGTGTCGAAAGAAAAGCGGTACGTGATTTGATAGAATCCTTAGAGAATGGTAGATTGATGAAACAGTGTGAGAATATGTTTAAATGGTACAAAAAGCCAGTATTGTTGATTgagtttgaagaagggaagtcattttcttttgaccCATTTACAACAGGATATTTAACTCGGAATTCTTCGAAAAGCGTTTCTAACTATGAGCTCGAACAGTTGCAACTGAGGATTGCTGCTCTAATTGCTTCATTCCCTAAGTTGAGTATTATTTGGAGCAGCTCACCCTTTGAGACTGCTAAAATTTTCAAGGAGTTAAAAGCTGTTTCAAAGGAACCAAACCTTGATTATTCTTTAGCCGCCGGTACTGGCGATTTAATTTCAGGCTCAAGGTTTAATGAGGATGCACTCAATTTTTTGAGGTCGATACCGGGAATAACTGAAGCTAATTCACTTTTGATTATTAATAAAGTTCAGTCTTTATACGAGTTTTGTCAAATGAGCGAAGAGGACATTGGTGCCATTATTGGAAGAGAGAACGCTAAAAAGGTGTTTGACTTTTTAGATGCTAAATATAATTAG